One Campylobacter concisus DNA segment encodes these proteins:
- a CDS encoding NADH:flavin oxidoreductase/NADH oxidase — MQNKLFTPLKIGGIEIKNRIIMAPMCMYEVKKDDGRPRCFHKLHYATRAIGGVGMIIVEATAVEARGRITKKDLGLWNDEQIEAHAELVKGCAKYGAKMAIQLAHAGRKGTCEGIIAPSEIKFSDDYATPKEMNAQDIASVKQSFIDAAVRAKSAGYEAVEIHAAHGYLINQFLCAGTNKRDDEYGGTFENRIRFLVEILKEIKSRVDIAVGVRISASSWLKGDWDVEESVKLARELEKNGADFIHVSAGGVYANVDAAPKFTPLYQAGYAKAVKKAVKIPVIAVGLITKASECEALLLGDVCDGVALGRELLRNPYFAFGAMKEFGESEKIENAYKRAY, encoded by the coding sequence ATGCAAAATAAGCTTTTTACGCCGCTTAAGATAGGTGGCATCGAGATCAAAAACCGCATTATCATGGCTCCGATGTGCATGTATGAGGTCAAAAAAGATGATGGCCGTCCAAGGTGCTTCCACAAGCTCCACTACGCTACAAGGGCGATCGGCGGCGTTGGTATGATCATAGTTGAGGCGACGGCTGTTGAGGCGCGTGGCAGGATCACTAAAAAAGACCTTGGGCTTTGGAATGACGAGCAGATCGAGGCTCACGCGGAGCTTGTAAAGGGCTGCGCTAAATATGGCGCCAAAATGGCCATCCAGCTAGCTCATGCTGGCAGAAAGGGCACGTGTGAAGGCATTATTGCGCCAAGTGAGATCAAATTTAGCGATGACTACGCCACGCCAAAAGAGATGAACGCACAGGATATCGCAAGCGTAAAGCAAAGCTTTATAGATGCCGCAGTGCGTGCAAAGAGCGCAGGATACGAGGCTGTGGAGATCCACGCAGCGCATGGATATTTGATAAATCAATTTTTATGCGCTGGCACGAATAAACGAGATGACGAATACGGCGGCACTTTTGAAAACCGCATAAGATTTTTGGTTGAAATTTTAAAAGAGATAAAATCAAGAGTTGATATTGCAGTTGGCGTTAGGATCAGTGCAAGTAGCTGGCTTAAGGGCGACTGGGACGTAGAGGAGAGCGTAAAGCTAGCGCGTGAGCTAGAGAAAAATGGAGCTGACTTTATCCATGTCTCAGCTGGCGGAGTCTACGCAAATGTCGATGCCGCGCCAAAATTTACCCCACTTTATCAAGCAGGCTACGCAAAAGCGGTGAAAAAAGCAGTTAAAATCCCAGTTATCGCAGTCGGACTCATCACAAAGGCAAGCGAGTGCGAGGCGTTGCTGCTTGGTGATGTCTGCGACGGCGTGGCGCTTGGCAGGGAGCTACTACGCAACCCATATTTTGCTTTTGGCGCCATGAAAGAATTTGGAGAAAGCGAAAAGATAGAAAACGCCTATAAAAGGGCATACTAA
- a CDS encoding TonB-dependent receptor plug domain-containing protein, with product MGFKGLFKLSLAASVAVCANAAGESVLSGVEVTSSSGGYGVDDIKISTRNAGLAKDVMRDIPGVYVGGTNGMNQKIYMRGVSDRGLNITVDGAKQNGNTFHHNADLLIDPDLIKAIDVEVGSRSVVNGSGALGGSVAFKTVDARDLLESGEKIGAKIKTGYASNNSEFSQGLMLFTAPVEGLDFIAAINHKGYGYGKSGNKRKIGGDGNDLSYLLKLGYSFLDAHRISISREHNEFKGLYPMRAEFGSWYSDSNAVDNRKYERDTTTLKYEYKPSDLLNLEVTAYNTEHKKDDPVLKILGVKTNGINAKAKSVVESGALTQTFRYGAEFYQSKNFNKPDNNYPEKVNNYSVYAEDALNFNSLTITPCIRYTHHELKATTAELEM from the coding sequence ATGGGATTTAAGGGCTTATTTAAGCTTTCTCTTGCAGCAAGCGTGGCAGTTTGCGCAAACGCAGCAGGCGAGAGCGTGCTAAGCGGTGTTGAGGTGACAAGTAGCAGTGGTGGATACGGCGTTGATGATATCAAAATTTCAACTAGAAACGCTGGTCTGGCAAAAGACGTGATGAGGGACATCCCTGGTGTCTACGTGGGCGGCACAAACGGCATGAACCAAAAAATTTATATGCGTGGTGTGAGCGATCGCGGCCTAAATATCACGGTAGATGGCGCAAAACAAAATGGAAACACCTTTCACCACAACGCCGACTTATTGATCGATCCTGATCTCATAAAAGCTATCGACGTCGAGGTTGGCTCAAGATCGGTCGTAAATGGCTCTGGCGCGCTTGGCGGCTCGGTCGCTTTTAAAACGGTCGACGCAAGGGACTTGCTTGAAAGCGGTGAGAAGATCGGCGCAAAGATAAAGACAGGATACGCCTCAAATAACAGCGAATTTTCTCAAGGTCTTATGCTCTTTACCGCCCCAGTTGAAGGGCTCGATTTTATAGCAGCTATTAATCACAAAGGTTACGGCTACGGCAAAAGTGGCAATAAAAGAAAGATAGGCGGCGACGGAAACGACCTTAGCTATCTTCTAAAGCTTGGTTATAGCTTCCTTGACGCGCATAGAATTTCTATCTCAAGAGAGCATAATGAATTTAAGGGTCTTTATCCTATGAGGGCCGAGTTTGGCAGCTGGTATAGTGACTCAAATGCTGTTGATAACCGCAAATATGAGCGCGATACGACAACGCTAAAGTATGAGTATAAGCCTAGCGATCTTTTAAATTTAGAGGTAACAGCATATAACACCGAGCACAAAAAAGATGACCCAGTCTTAAAAATTTTAGGCGTAAAGACAAACGGCATAAATGCAAAGGCTAAAAGCGTAGTCGAGAGCGGCGCTTTGACGCAGACGTTTAGATATGGCGCTGAGTTTTATCAAAGTAAAAATTTCAACAAACCAGATAATAACTACCCAGAAAAGGTAAATAACTACTCAGTTTATGCAGAAGATGCGCTAAATTTTAACTCGCTAACCATCACTCCATGCATCAGATATACGCACCATGAGCTAAAAGCTACGACGGCAGAGCTGGAAATGTAA
- a CDS encoding FAD-dependent oxidoreductase gives MRQKHFEVAIVGAGISGTALFYELAAFSDIKKVALLEKYDGVATLNSSGKGNSQTIHCGDIETNYTLEKAKKVSQVANMPVKYALKYNLDGKYMFAHQKMTLAIGDAEVERIKERYESFKELFPYLEIYDKEKLKQIEPNVVFDANGNERPENIIAIGAQNGQYTTMDFGGVANSLVQNALNLGGEGYEISLSSEVTDMKKVGDTFHIKINDGEVITANYVVVDAGAHSLFLAHKMGYGLHLSTLPVAGSFYFANKRLLNGKVYMVQNDKLPFAALHGDPDILANGNTRFGPTALVIPKLERFHGNSSFFDFLKCLKFDKNVLDVFTNLLKDDDIRSYILRNFLFEVPFINKKEFVKDARKIVPSLSENDLSYAVNFGGVRPQVIDRNKKRLELGEGKISTGEGISFNMTPSPGATSCFKTARADMEEICKFLGKNFDEEKFNAEFFG, from the coding sequence ATGAGGCAAAAGCACTTTGAAGTGGCAATTGTTGGAGCGGGCATTAGCGGGACGGCACTCTTTTACGAGTTGGCTGCATTTAGCGATATAAAAAAGGTCGCACTTTTAGAAAAATATGACGGCGTAGCGACGCTAAATTCAAGCGGCAAGGGCAACTCGCAGACCATCCACTGCGGCGATATCGAGACAAACTACACGCTAGAAAAGGCAAAAAAGGTCTCACAAGTGGCAAACATGCCGGTAAAATACGCTCTAAAATACAACTTAGATGGTAAATATATGTTCGCTCATCAAAAGATGACGCTAGCCATCGGAGATGCCGAAGTAGAGCGCATCAAGGAGCGATATGAGAGCTTTAAAGAGCTATTTCCTTATCTTGAAATTTATGACAAAGAGAAGTTAAAGCAGATCGAGCCAAATGTCGTTTTTGACGCAAATGGCAACGAGCGCCCAGAAAACATCATCGCCATTGGTGCGCAAAATGGCCAGTATACGACGATGGACTTTGGTGGCGTGGCAAATTCGCTCGTGCAAAATGCGCTAAATTTAGGTGGGGAGGGCTATGAGATCAGCCTAAGTTCAGAAGTGACTGACATGAAAAAGGTGGGCGATACATTTCACATCAAGATAAATGACGGCGAGGTGATCACCGCAAACTACGTCGTAGTCGATGCTGGAGCGCACTCGCTATTTCTAGCTCACAAGATGGGTTACGGCCTTCATCTTAGCACGCTGCCAGTTGCTGGGAGCTTTTATTTTGCTAACAAGCGCCTGCTAAACGGCAAAGTCTATATGGTGCAAAACGACAAGCTGCCATTTGCCGCACTCCACGGCGACCCAGACATCCTAGCTAATGGCAACACTCGTTTTGGACCAACAGCCCTTGTCATACCAAAGCTTGAGAGATTTCACGGAAATTCTAGCTTTTTTGACTTCTTAAAGTGCTTAAAATTTGATAAAAACGTCCTTGACGTCTTTACAAATTTACTTAAAGACGATGACATCAGGTCCTATATCCTAAGAAATTTCTTGTTTGAAGTGCCATTTATCAACAAAAAAGAATTTGTCAAAGACGCCAGAAAGATCGTGCCAAGCCTAAGCGAAAACGACCTAAGCTATGCTGTAAATTTTGGCGGTGTAAGACCGCAGGTGATCGACCGCAACAAAAAACGGCTTGAGCTTGGCGAGGGCAAGATCAGCACAGGCGAGGGCATAAGCTTTAACATGACGCCAAGCCCAGGGGC